The following are from one region of the Desmospora profundinema genome:
- the alaS gene encoding alanine--tRNA ligase — protein sequence MRGHEIRQKYLDFFKEKGHRVEPSASLVPVDDPSLLWINSGVATLKKYFDGRVTPENPRIVNAQKSMRTDDIENVGYTARHQTFFEMLGNFSVGDYFKEEAILWAWELLTDSRWLGLDPERLSITIHPEDDEAFRIWNEQVGIPAERIVKLEENFWDIGEGPCGPNSEIFYDRGKEYGDESDPECYPGGENARYLEVWNLVFSQYNHNPDGSYTPLPNKNIDTGMGLERMASVMQDVPTNFDTDLFQPIIQAAAKEAGVTYGESESIDTALKVIADHVRTLVFAIADGPLPSNEGRGYVLRRLLRRAVRYARTLGVERAFLYRLTGVVADAMKEFYPEPDEKRDFIEKVIRGEEERFLETLSEGLLILENRVAELKERGKTQITGRDAFTLYDTYGFPVDLTEDFAREHGLTVDKEGFEAAMAEQRERARGARQEAGSMQVQGGALSELNVESTFVGYGEEEKQTRIAAIIHDNRIVDVVGEGTQAQVVLEETPFYAESGGQVGDQGEIHTSRARLRVDDVKKGPKGEHIHYVTVLEGTLALGDDATARIHHTYRQGVIKNHTATHLLHQALKEVLGNHVNQAGSLVAPDRLRFDFTHIEGMTPDQKREVEERVNRQIWANIPVETFEKSLAEAKAMGAMALFGEKYGDVVRVVRVGDYSLELCGGTHVQQTGEIGLFKLVAESGIGSGTRRVEAVTGRHAYRHLEEQLDQLHQAADRLKTQPAEVVDRVEGLQGRIKELSRENESLRAKLNQMEGANLADSVREVAGVPLLVAQVDAPDMDNLRRMMDDLRARIGEGVIVLGAVSGGKVQLVARVSETYVKQGLHAGKLVKEAASHCGGGGGGRPDMAQAGGKQPERLGEALEAVTRLVELHASR from the coding sequence ATGAGAGGACATGAGATCAGACAAAAATATCTGGACTTTTTCAAGGAAAAAGGGCACCGGGTGGAGCCCAGCGCTTCCCTGGTACCAGTGGACGATCCTTCTCTGTTGTGGATCAATAGCGGTGTTGCAACGTTGAAGAAATATTTTGATGGACGGGTGACTCCTGAGAATCCCCGTATTGTCAACGCCCAAAAATCGATGCGGACCGATGATATCGAAAACGTCGGTTACACAGCCCGCCATCAGACTTTTTTTGAAATGCTGGGCAACTTTTCTGTGGGGGATTATTTTAAGGAAGAAGCCATTTTGTGGGCATGGGAGCTCTTGACGGATTCCCGCTGGCTCGGGTTGGACCCAGAACGGTTGTCGATTACCATCCATCCTGAGGATGATGAAGCCTTTCGTATTTGGAATGAACAGGTCGGTATTCCGGCGGAGCGGATCGTCAAGCTGGAAGAAAACTTCTGGGACATTGGGGAAGGGCCGTGCGGACCCAACTCCGAGATCTTCTACGATCGGGGGAAGGAATACGGAGACGAGTCGGATCCAGAGTGTTATCCCGGCGGGGAAAATGCCCGTTATCTTGAAGTCTGGAATCTGGTGTTCTCCCAGTACAACCACAACCCTGACGGCAGCTATACCCCCCTGCCCAACAAAAACATCGATACCGGCATGGGGTTGGAACGGATGGCGTCGGTGATGCAGGACGTTCCGACCAATTTCGATACCGACCTGTTTCAACCCATTATCCAAGCAGCGGCGAAAGAAGCCGGCGTCACCTATGGGGAAAGCGAATCGATTGATACGGCACTAAAGGTGATTGCCGATCATGTCCGTACATTGGTGTTTGCCATCGCAGACGGTCCGCTCCCCTCCAATGAGGGGCGTGGATATGTACTCCGCCGACTGCTGCGTCGGGCTGTCCGTTATGCCCGTACGCTCGGGGTGGAACGTGCATTCCTGTACCGCTTAACGGGTGTGGTGGCCGATGCGATGAAGGAGTTTTATCCCGAACCCGATGAGAAACGGGACTTCATCGAAAAAGTGATTCGTGGAGAGGAAGAGCGGTTTCTGGAGACACTGTCTGAAGGGCTGTTGATCCTGGAAAATCGCGTGGCGGAACTGAAAGAGCGTGGAAAAACCCAAATCACCGGACGGGATGCCTTCACCCTGTATGATACGTATGGATTCCCGGTGGATCTGACGGAGGATTTTGCCCGGGAACACGGACTGACGGTGGATAAGGAAGGCTTTGAAGCTGCCATGGCCGAACAGCGGGAGCGTGCCCGCGGGGCTCGGCAGGAGGCCGGCAGCATGCAGGTGCAAGGAGGAGCGCTGTCCGAACTGAATGTGGAGAGCACCTTTGTCGGTTATGGAGAAGAGGAGAAACAAACCCGGATTGCCGCCATCATCCACGACAATCGCATCGTCGATGTAGTGGGTGAGGGTACACAAGCCCAGGTTGTGTTGGAGGAGACGCCATTTTACGCCGAAAGCGGCGGTCAGGTGGGGGATCAGGGTGAAATTCACACTTCCCGAGCCCGATTGCGGGTTGACGATGTAAAAAAAGGGCCAAAAGGGGAACATATTCACTATGTGACGGTTTTGGAGGGAACCCTTGCCCTGGGAGACGATGCGACCGCCCGGATCCATCACACGTACCGGCAAGGCGTGATTAAAAACCATACAGCCACCCACTTGTTGCACCAGGCCTTGAAAGAAGTGTTGGGAAATCACGTCAATCAGGCGGGTTCGTTGGTAGCGCCGGATCGGCTCCGCTTTGACTTTACCCACATCGAGGGAATGACACCGGATCAGAAGCGGGAAGTGGAAGAACGGGTCAATCGACAGATCTGGGCCAACATTCCGGTCGAGACATTTGAAAAATCCCTGGCGGAAGCCAAAGCGATGGGTGCGATGGCTTTGTTCGGGGAAAAGTATGGAGACGTGGTTCGTGTAGTCCGGGTTGGGGATTACAGCCTGGAGTTGTGCGGGGGTACCCATGTGCAGCAAACCGGGGAAATCGGGTTGTTTAAACTGGTGGCCGAAAGCGGGATCGGATCCGGCACCCGGCGGGTAGAAGCGGTCACCGGTCGCCACGCCTATCGTCATTTGGAAGAACAACTGGATCAGTTGCACCAGGCTGCCGACCGTTTAAAAACCCAACCGGCTGAAGTGGTAGATCGGGTGGAAGGGCTGCAAGGCCGAATTAAGGAGCTCAGCCGGGAAAACGAATCCCTTCGCGCCAAACTAAACCAAATGGAAGGAGCTAACCTTGCGGATTCGGTGCGGGAAGTGGCCGGTGTTCCCCTCCTGGTGGCCCAGGTGGATGCACCGGATATGGACAATCTTCGCCGGATGATGGATGATTTAAGAGCGCGCATCGGCGAAGGGGTGATTGTGCTGGGTGCGGTAAGCGGGGGCAAAGTACAGCTCGTAGCCCGTGTTTCGGAGACCTATGTCAAACAAGGCCTGCACGCCGGTAAATTGGTAAAAGAAGCGGCATCCCACTGCGGCGGCGGAGGAGGAGGCCGACCGGACATGGCGCAGGCAGGTGGAAAACAGCCGGAGCGCCTGGGGGAAGCGTTGGAAGCCGTTACCCGCTTGGTAGAACTACACGCATCCCGCTGA
- a CDS encoding PRC-barrel domain-containing protein: MRKSQDIIGLPIIHVSTGKRLGAVRDVLFDRNQQFQGLLVEAKGWMKRGKYLPAADIRSLGEDAVIANHEKDIRPLDLQAEKWVGLLTGQSKLKGRTVLMADGSQLGMVEEVYLGHDLGTLWGYELSEGFFNDLMEGRKVIRPQTPLTWGEDVLIADDGHSNLL, translated from the coding sequence TTGCGCAAATCACAGGATATCATCGGCTTGCCGATCATCCATGTGAGTACGGGAAAGAGACTGGGCGCCGTTCGTGACGTATTATTTGACCGAAACCAGCAGTTTCAGGGCTTGTTGGTGGAGGCGAAGGGGTGGATGAAGCGGGGGAAATACCTTCCTGCCGCCGACATCCGCTCATTGGGGGAAGATGCGGTCATCGCAAACCATGAGAAGGATATCCGTCCATTGGATTTACAGGCGGAAAAGTGGGTCGGCTTGTTAACAGGGCAGTCGAAGCTAAAGGGGAGAACGGTCCTAATGGCGGACGGAAGCCAGTTGGGAATGGTGGAAGAGGTCTATTTGGGCCATGATTTGGGAACCCTGTGGGGGTACGAGTTGTCCGAAGGCTTTTTCAACGATCTGATGGAGGGTCGAAAAGTGATCCGGCCCCAAACTCCCCTAACATGGGGAGAGGATGTGTTGATCGCCGACGACGGGCACTCCAACCTGTTGTGA
- a CDS encoding IreB family regulatory phosphoprotein — protein sequence MDKTMKFDFRGEEQEANPREVLLTVYEALSDKGYNPIHQMVGYLLSGDPAYIPRNNNARSLIRKVERDELLEELVKSYLDKEKG from the coding sequence ATGGATAAAACGATGAAGTTCGATTTCCGTGGAGAGGAACAAGAAGCGAATCCTCGTGAAGTGTTGCTGACCGTGTATGAAGCGTTAAGTGATAAAGGATACAACCCGATCCACCAGATGGTGGGATATCTGTTATCGGGAGATCCCGCTTATATCCCTCGAAATAACAATGCCCGCTCTTTAATTCGAAAAGTGGAACGGGACGAGCTCCTGGAGGAACTGGTCAAATCCTATCTGGATAAGGAAAAGGGTTGA
- the ruvX gene encoding Holliday junction resolvase RuvX: MERVMGLDLGGKRIGVAVSDPMGWTAQGIEMVQRTDDSRWIERLHQLIEEYEIRSIVVGLPRNMDGTIGERGRACQDLARELEGRFGLPVHLWDERLSTAAVERTLIEADMSRKKRKKVVDQLAASWILQGYLDARSKARERSD, encoded by the coding sequence ATCGAGCGCGTGATGGGATTGGATTTGGGAGGAAAGCGGATTGGGGTGGCTGTCAGCGACCCGATGGGATGGACAGCTCAGGGGATTGAGATGGTTCAGCGGACGGATGATTCCCGTTGGATCGAACGCCTCCACCAATTGATTGAGGAGTATGAGATCCGTTCAATCGTGGTGGGGCTTCCCCGAAATATGGACGGGACGATTGGGGAACGGGGCCGGGCGTGTCAAGACCTTGCCAGGGAGTTGGAAGGCCGTTTCGGCCTTCCTGTCCATTTGTGGGATGAACGGTTGTCGACAGCGGCCGTGGAACGTACCCTGATCGAAGCGGATATGAGCAGAAAAAAGCGAAAAAAAGTGGTTGACCAATTGGCAGCATCCTGGATTTTGCAAGGATATCTGGATGCTCGGAGCAAGGCCCGGGAACGAAGTGACTAA
- a CDS encoding AI-2E family transporter has product MDRITQNRLLGRAVLILVSLAILFLLVQIQPLLQGVFSFLKAVLGPFLVAVIISYLLNPIVNILAERGFPRSLSVLLIYSLFIAAVAVIITNLVPLFSMQLKELIEHFPEWNRQVQSWIEQYNHSKDSLPESVREGVEQALDRLEAFITDGVGNLMTSLGSTVNQLFIVVIVPFLAFYMLKDVDVIEKTLITMLPVRRRKEVLRLFRDVDEALGNYIRGQLLVCMMVGLLAYIGYLIIGLPYALLLAVMVGIFNVIPYLGPFFGAIPAILVALSVSTEMVIAVIIVNLVVQVVEGNVLSPQIVGRTLHLHPLFIIFALLVGGELGGIIGLILAVPLFAVAKVIVEHAVDHLARRTNGGGPGLK; this is encoded by the coding sequence GTGGATCGGATCACACAGAACCGGCTGTTGGGGAGAGCGGTGCTCATTTTGGTGTCGTTGGCCATTTTATTTCTTTTGGTACAGATCCAACCGTTGTTGCAGGGAGTGTTTTCGTTCCTGAAAGCGGTGTTGGGCCCCTTTTTGGTGGCGGTCATCATTTCTTATTTATTAAACCCGATTGTAAACATATTGGCGGAGAGGGGTTTTCCCCGTTCCTTGTCCGTTCTGTTGATCTATTCGTTGTTCATTGCCGCCGTTGCCGTCATCATTACCAACCTGGTCCCCCTGTTCAGCATGCAGCTGAAGGAGTTGATTGAACACTTTCCGGAGTGGAATCGTCAGGTGCAGTCTTGGATTGAACAGTACAACCACAGCAAGGATTCCCTCCCTGAGAGTGTACGGGAAGGCGTAGAACAAGCGTTGGATCGCTTGGAAGCCTTTATCACCGATGGCGTGGGCAATCTGATGACCTCACTGGGTTCGACGGTCAACCAATTGTTTATCGTTGTCATTGTGCCGTTTTTGGCTTTCTATATGCTGAAAGACGTGGATGTGATCGAAAAAACGCTGATTACCATGTTGCCGGTGCGGCGGCGCAAGGAAGTGCTTCGCCTCTTTCGGGATGTGGACGAAGCGCTGGGTAATTACATTCGGGGACAGCTACTGGTTTGCATGATGGTGGGACTGCTGGCCTATATCGGGTATTTGATCATCGGTTTACCTTATGCACTGCTGTTGGCGGTCATGGTGGGCATATTTAATGTCATCCCTTATCTGGGGCCGTTTTTCGGAGCGATTCCCGCGATCTTAGTCGCTCTGTCGGTATCCACGGAGATGGTGATTGCCGTGATCATCGTTAATTTGGTGGTTCAAGTGGTGGAAGGCAATGTTCTCTCCCCGCAGATTGTGGGGCGAACCCTGCATCTTCATCCTTTGTTCATTATTTTCGCATTGTTGGTGGGAGGGGAGTTGGGGGGAATCATCGGCTTGATTTTAGCTGTTCCCCTGTTTGCGGTGGCAAAAGTGATCGTGGAACACGCGGTCGATCATCTGGCCAGGAGAACAAACGGGGGCGGACCCGGTTTAAAGTAA